Proteins from one Ktedonobacterales bacterium genomic window:
- the ftsH gene encoding ATP-dependent zinc metalloprotease FtsH encodes MMSGKWIRSSVWLVVIIAVLLLLFLILKPDTTVQDVDISKIITDVRSDIGRGYYDDVITVANDKITAKLHNGVQEDATVDDNFIITQVLKDNNIHYAPYVDGQGISHDKPDVTLKYEPPSTFSYLLNILTAFLPFLIIGGVLIFMMRQAQGSNNQALSFGKSRARMFMGNKPTVTFADVAGVDEAKQELQEVVEFLKYPDKFAAVGARIPRGVLLVGPPGTGKTLISRAVAGEAGVPFFSISGSEFVEMFVGVGASRVRDLFDQAKRNSPCIVFVDEIDAVGRQRGAGLGGSHDEREQTLNQILVEMDGFDTNTNVIVIAATNRPDVLDPALLRPGRFDRQVVLDRPDIKGRLAILHVHAKGKPLDRSVQLETLAKQTPGFSGADLQNLLNEAAILSARRSKRTIGMSELEEAIDRVIAGPERKSRIISEREKAITAYHEVGHALVARALPNCDPVHKVSIVARGSMGGYTRLLPMEDRYLNSKPQFEDFLAFALGGHVAELVIFGEVTTGASNDIERATGIARKMVTEYGMSSKIGPIALGHKEEMVFLGREIGEQKNYSEQTAREIDEEIRDIIMGAFAKAHKVLTEHKDRLVMISEKLIREETLEGVAFEVLFTAEIPAGQYGAPSIAAPHSNGSNVVEADGLSDNLPTGEARN; translated from the coding sequence ATGATGAGTGGAAAATGGATCAGGAGCAGTGTCTGGCTCGTTGTTATCATCGCCGTCCTGCTGTTACTGTTCCTTATCCTTAAACCCGATACAACCGTTCAGGATGTCGACATCTCCAAGATCATCACTGACGTGCGGAGCGATATTGGCAGGGGCTATTATGATGATGTCATCACCGTTGCCAATGACAAGATCACTGCAAAGCTACACAACGGTGTCCAGGAGGACGCAACTGTTGACGATAATTTCATCATCACGCAGGTGCTCAAGGATAACAACATCCATTACGCCCCTTATGTGGATGGGCAGGGGATCAGCCATGACAAGCCTGATGTCACCCTCAAATACGAACCACCCAGCACCTTCAGCTACCTGTTGAACATCCTGACCGCGTTCCTGCCATTTCTCATCATTGGCGGCGTGCTGATCTTCATGATGCGCCAGGCGCAGGGCAGCAATAACCAGGCACTCTCCTTTGGCAAGAGCCGCGCCCGCATGTTCATGGGCAACAAGCCTACCGTGACGTTTGCCGACGTGGCCGGTGTAGACGAGGCCAAGCAGGAACTGCAAGAAGTCGTCGAGTTCTTGAAATACCCCGATAAGTTCGCCGCCGTTGGCGCGCGTATCCCGCGCGGCGTGCTGCTGGTTGGCCCGCCAGGCACCGGCAAAACCTTGATTAGCCGGGCAGTGGCGGGCGAGGCAGGTGTCCCCTTCTTCAGCATCAGCGGCTCCGAGTTTGTCGAGATGTTTGTCGGCGTGGGCGCTTCCCGCGTGCGCGACCTCTTCGATCAGGCCAAGCGCAACTCGCCCTGCATTGTCTTCGTTGATGAGATCGACGCGGTAGGCCGCCAGCGCGGCGCGGGCCTGGGTGGCTCGCACGATGAGCGCGAGCAAACCCTCAACCAGATTCTGGTGGAGATGGATGGCTTTGATACCAACACCAACGTCATTGTCATTGCCGCCACCAACCGCCCGGACGTGCTGGACCCGGCGCTGCTGCGCCCTGGCCGCTTTGATCGGCAGGTCGTATTGGACCGGCCCGACATCAAGGGGCGCCTGGCAATCCTGCACGTCCATGCCAAGGGCAAGCCGTTGGATCGCAGTGTGCAGCTTGAGACGCTTGCCAAACAAACACCAGGATTTTCCGGCGCGGACCTCCAGAATCTGCTGAACGAGGCGGCAATTCTTTCCGCCCGGCGCAGCAAACGCACTATCGGTATGAGTGAGCTGGAAGAGGCCATTGATCGCGTCATCGCCGGGCCGGAGCGCAAGAGCCGCATCATCAGCGAGCGCGAAAAAGCCATCACCGCCTATCACGAAGTCGGCCACGCGCTGGTAGCGCGGGCGTTGCCCAATTGCGACCCTGTGCATAAGGTTTCGATTGTGGCGCGCGGCTCGATGGGCGGCTACACCCGCCTGCTGCCGATGGAGGACCGCTACCTGAACAGCAAGCCACAGTTCGAGGATTTCCTGGCCTTCGCCCTCGGCGGCCATGTCGCCGAACTGGTCATCTTCGGCGAAGTGACTACAGGCGCCTCCAACGACATCGAGCGCGCCACCGGCATCGCCCGCAAGATGGTCACTGAGTACGGCATGAGCAGCAAAATTGGCCCTATTGCGCTGGGCCACAAGGAAGAGATGGTCTTCCTGGGCCGCGAGATCGGCGAGCAGAAGAACTACAGCGAGCAAACCGCCCGCGAGATCGACGAAGAGATCCGCGACATCATCATGGGCGCCTTTGCCAAAGCGCACAAAGTCCTGACCGAGCATAAAGATCGGTTGGTGATGATTAGCGAAAAGCTGATTCGTGAGGAGACCCTGGAAGGCGTGGCTTTCGAGGTTCTCTTCACCGCCGAGATCCCTGCCGGGCAGTATGGCGCGCCTTCCATCGCTGCTCCGCACTCCAATGGCTCGAATGTCGTTGAGGCTGATGGCCTGAGCGACAATCTGCCAACCGGCGAAGCTCGCAACTAG
- a CDS encoding sodium:proton antiporter, whose protein sequence is MTTTSEEIRLIVLLLLISLGVALAARWARLPYTLGLVVVGLGIGFFHLLPDIILTPDLVLLIFLPPLLFEGAWNLEQRELLRNWLPIFLLAGPGLGISIAIVGLILHFAVGLDWPTAFLLGAIISPTDPIAVLALMRRLGLSTRLRVLVEGESLFNDGVAAATTQALLVVVLSSIGAGVGLVSFGGSASGIAASQTGSGGAAITEELMLNLLRLVGGGIGLGLVVGYVVSRLVRHVNDHLIETTVTVVVAYGVYLLGEAAQVSGILAVITAGLVLGSYGRQTGMTQATQEAVDGFWEFAAYIANSLLFLLMGLQIGQYPITGRIIPIAWAVLSVVVGRALIIYLFLPLYNLLAQRLEGKRVALYIAPGLIPRHWMLLLLSAGLRGALSLALALALPLSTPHRETLVVIVYGVVLVTLLGQGFGLRFLLPLFRRESRTSHPEPDEQIIEE, encoded by the coding sequence ATGACGACCACCTCAGAAGAGATACGCCTGATCGTCCTGCTGCTGCTCATCTCGCTGGGGGTTGCCCTGGCCGCGCGATGGGCCAGGCTCCCCTATACCCTGGGATTGGTCGTTGTCGGGCTGGGCATCGGGTTCTTTCACCTCTTGCCAGATATCATCCTTACCCCTGATCTCGTGCTGCTGATCTTTCTGCCTCCGCTGCTCTTTGAGGGCGCCTGGAACCTGGAGCAGCGCGAACTCTTGCGCAACTGGCTGCCCATTTTCCTGCTCGCCGGGCCGGGTTTAGGCATTTCCATTGCCATTGTTGGCCTCATTCTGCATTTCGCCGTTGGCCTCGATTGGCCCACCGCATTCTTGCTGGGCGCCATCATCTCACCCACCGATCCCATCGCTGTGCTGGCGCTCATGCGCCGGTTGGGATTATCCACACGCCTGCGCGTTTTAGTCGAAGGGGAAAGCCTCTTCAACGACGGCGTGGCAGCGGCAACCACACAAGCCCTGCTGGTGGTGGTCTTAAGCAGCATCGGCGCAGGCGTCGGCCTGGTCAGCTTCGGCGGCTCAGCAAGCGGAATCGCGGCGAGCCAGACTGGATCTGGCGGCGCAGCCATCACCGAAGAGCTTATGCTTAATCTGCTGCGCCTGGTTGGTGGAGGCATCGGCCTGGGATTGGTGGTTGGCTACGTCGTCAGTCGGCTGGTGCGCCACGTCAACGATCATCTGATCGAAACCACTGTTACCGTCGTTGTTGCCTATGGCGTTTACCTGCTGGGCGAAGCGGCACAGGTCTCCGGTATTCTGGCTGTTATTACCGCCGGGCTGGTCCTGGGCAGCTATGGCCGCCAGACAGGCATGACCCAGGCAACTCAGGAAGCTGTTGACGGCTTCTGGGAGTTTGCTGCCTATATCGCCAACTCGCTGCTCTTCTTGTTGATGGGCTTGCAGATCGGCCAGTATCCCATCACCGGAAGAATTATTCCCATCGCCTGGGCTGTGCTGAGCGTGGTAGTTGGTCGCGCCCTGATCATCTATCTGTTTCTGCCACTCTACAATCTGTTGGCGCAGCGACTCGAAGGAAAAAGGGTTGCGCTGTATATCGCCCCCGGCCTCATTCCACGCCACTGGATGCTGCTGCTGCTCAGCGCGGGCTTGCGTGGCGCGCTCTCGCTGGCCCTGGCCCTGGCGCTGCCCCTGTCAACCCCGCACCGCGAGACACTCGTCGTCATTGTCTATGGGGTCGTCCTGGTCACATTACTTGGGCAGGGATTTGGGCTGCGCTTTCTGCTCCCTTTGTTCCGGCGCGAGAGCCGCACTTCCCACCCAGAACCAGACGAGCAGATAATCGAAGAGTAA
- a CDS encoding DUF4190 domain-containing protein has translation MSNPYPPDPYGSSSSYDPYRQPENSYPQYNRPENSYGQYSPPPLYAPPAQPVYIQPVIVGQQTNGKATAAMILGLLVFVAWFLTGIPAVILGHMALGEINASGGMQGGRGMAITGLVLGYISIAGLGCICLLFLLGALSPGASPRY, from the coding sequence ATGAGCAATCCGTATCCTCCCGATCCTTACGGCTCCTCATCAAGCTATGATCCCTATCGTCAGCCGGAGAACTCCTACCCTCAATACAACCGGCCGGAGAACTCCTACGGGCAATATAGCCCGCCGCCGCTCTACGCGCCGCCAGCGCAGCCAGTATACATTCAGCCGGTCATCGTCGGGCAGCAAACGAACGGCAAGGCAACCGCTGCCATGATCCTGGGACTCCTGGTATTTGTCGCCTGGTTCCTTACTGGCATTCCCGCCGTCATCCTGGGCCATATGGCCCTGGGGGAGATCAATGCCAGCGGTGGCATGCAGGGTGGCCGAGGTATGGCAATTACCGGGCTGGTGCTGGGCTACATCTCTATCGCTGGCCTGGGATGTATATGTCTCCTCTTCCTCCTGGGCGCGCTTAGTCCAGGAGCCAGCCCGCGCTACTAG